CCAGAGCATACAACATTACGTGCAGCTTCCGCTACAGCAATTTTCCCACCTGTAACTGGATCCAAATAAATGTATCTAGAGTTACAATCTGTCGTCATTGCTAACCCTTTATTCGTCCCACGGACGCGAACTACTGCAGCATCTGAACCAGGTGTAACTACTGTACTTGTACGAACTTGATAGTCATATTGATCATAAACCCATTCCTTTGAAGCGATCGTCGGTTGTTGCAATAAGTTTAATAAAGTTTCTTTATAATCCGAAACTGCTGGCTCTACATTTTCCATTGCTTGAAACTCTGTAAAGTAAGCAGGTACTGAAGATGGCTTATTATAAACTGGTGCTTCTTCTGCAAGTGCATCCGCAGGGACTTCTGCCACGACTTCTCCTTTATGAAGTAAACGAAGCATTTTATCGTTCGTCACTTTACCAACTGCAACACAATCCAAGTCATATTTATCAAAAATCCGCACGATTTCATCTTCGCGACCTTTTTTCACAACGATTAACATACGTTCTTGTGATTCCGAAAGCATCATTTCATATGCAGTCATGCCAGTTTCACGTTGGGGCACAAAATCTAAGTTCATTTCTACACCGTAACCAGCTTTTGAAGCCATTTCAGCAGATGAGGAAGTTAAACCTGCAGCACCCATATCTTGAATACCAATAATTGCATCCGATTTTATCACTTCTAAACAAGCTTCTAATAATAGCTTCTCCATAAATGGATCTCCAACTTGAACGGCTGGACGCTTTTCTTCTGAAGCTTCTGTTAATTCTTCTGATGCAAATGTCGCACCATGTATCCCGTCACGTCCTGTTTTTGCCCCGGCGTACATTACTGTATTTCCTTCACCAGCTGCAATACCTTTTTGAATATCTTCATGATTGATCAAACCAACACACATAGCATTTACAAGCGGATTTCCTTCGTAGCAGTCATCAAATTGAATTTCTCCACCAACTGTCGGAATACCGATACAGTTACCATATCCTGCAATCCCCGCTACTACTTCTTCAAATAAGTACTTCACACGAGGTGTTTTTAATTCGCCGAAACGAAGCGAGTTTAGCAGTGCGATTGGACGGGCTCCCATGGAGAACACGTCACGAATAATTCCACCAACACCAGTTGCAGCACCTTGGTAAGGTTCGATTGCAGATGGGTGATTATGTGATTCCATTTTGAACACAACCGCTTGACCATCGCCAATATCAACAATCCCAGCACCTTCTCCTGGTCCTTGTAGTACTTGCGGACCTTTCGTAGGGAACTTGCGTAATACTGGTTTAGAGTTTTTATACGAGCAATGTTCCGACCACATAACAGAGAATAATCCAGTCTCTGTATAGTTTGGTAGCCGACCTAAAATCTTTTCTACCATGTCAAATTCTTCATCTGACATCCCCATTTGAGCATATATTTTTTGTTCTTTAATTTGCGTTGGATTTGGTTCAAGCATGACTGACATGTGATTCCCTCCACTGTTTCACGATTGATTTGAATAGCGCTAGTCCATCTGATCCGCCCATAATGTCATTTGCAGCACGTTCTGGGTGAGGCATCATACCAAGGACATTTCCTTTTTCATTGATAATACCTGCAATATCTTCCATACTTCCATTCGGATTTTCAGAAGCATATGTGAAAACGATTTGGTTATTTTCTTTTAAACTAGCAAGCGTTTCTTCGTCACAATAATAGTTTCCTTCGCCATGTGCGATTGGAATTTGAATCACTTCGTCTTTCACGTATTTGGAAGTAAATAGTGTTTCATTGTTAACAATCTTCAAATCTACTGTACGACACATGAATTTAAGGTTTTTATTTCGTAGAAGTGCTCCTGGTAGAAGACCTGCTTCTGTTAATACTTGGAATCCGTTGCAAACGCCTAAAACTGGCTTACCAGCTTCTGCTGCTTTAATAACCTCAGACATAACGTTTGAGAAACGAGAAATTGCACCACAACGTAAGTAGTCACCGTAAGCAAATCCCCCTGGCAATAATATTCCGTCGTAGTCACTTAAATCGGTTTGATCATGCCAAACATAGTCCACTTCTTCCCCAAGCTCATCTTTAATCGCATGGTACATATCTAAATCACAGTTCGATCCTGGAAAAACGATTACTGCGAACTTCATTTGGTAACAGCCTCCTCAACATCGTAACGATAGTCTTCGATCACTGTATTTGTTAGTAGCTTTTCACACATTTCTTTTACGAGTACGTCCAAATCCCGATCGCTTTCTTCTATTTGAAGCTCTAGAAATTTACCGATTCGTACATCTTTCACTTCGTTGTAATTCATGGAATGAAGTGCCCCCATAACTGCAGAACCTTGTGGATCTAAAACACTTTCACGTAACGTCACATATACTTTAACTTTTTTCATTTTGATAATCCTCCTAGGCGGGAAAGTATTATTTCATAAACTTCTGTTAAACTTCCTAAATTACGTCTGAATACATCTTTATCCAGTTTGTTGTTTGTTTCGTCATCCCATAGTCTGCAAGTATCTGGAGAAATCTCATCTGCAAGCAGAATTTCACCCTTTGCAGTTTTCCCAAATTCTAGTTTGAAGTCTACTAGAGTTACACCTATTTCCTTGAAAATCGGCTGTAACACTTGGTTGATATCCAGTGCTTTTCTATTAAGTATCTCTATTTCTTCAGGTTTCGCAAGTTCAAGTAATTCAATATGTGCGTCTGTCAGTAATGGATCTCCAAGTGCATCATCTTTGTAATAAAATTCAACGATTGGATGTTTTAGAAGAATTCCTTCGTCCATTCCTAATCTTTTAGCAAGACTTCCTGCTGCTACATTTCGAACAACAACTTCTAGTGGGATAATCTCCACTTTTCTTACAAGTTGTTCATTCTCTGAAATTTGCTCTACAAAGTGAGATTCAATTCCATTTTTTTTCAATTGTTGAAATAGAATCGTTGTAATTTTATTATTTAGATTGCCTTTTCCATCTATTTCTTCTTTTTTCTCTCCGTTGAAAGCTGTAGCACTATCCTTATAAGAAACAAAAAGGATATTTTCATCTTCTGTTGCGAATAATTGTTTTGCTTTTCCTTCGTATAATAGACGACCTTTTTCCACTGGTGACCCCTCCAAAAAGTGAAGCATCAATCAGTTGGGTGTTTCCCAACTGATTGTTAGCTGAATGAATTT
The nucleotide sequence above comes from Psychrobacillus glaciei. Encoded proteins:
- the purL gene encoding phosphoribosylformylglycinamidine synthase subunit PurL, yielding MSVMLEPNPTQIKEQKIYAQMGMSDEEFDMVEKILGRLPNYTETGLFSVMWSEHCSYKNSKPVLRKFPTKGPQVLQGPGEGAGIVDIGDGQAVVFKMESHNHPSAIEPYQGAATGVGGIIRDVFSMGARPIALLNSLRFGELKTPRVKYLFEEVVAGIAGYGNCIGIPTVGGEIQFDDCYEGNPLVNAMCVGLINHEDIQKGIAAGEGNTVMYAGAKTGRDGIHGATFASEELTEASEEKRPAVQVGDPFMEKLLLEACLEVIKSDAIIGIQDMGAAGLTSSSAEMASKAGYGVEMNLDFVPQRETGMTAYEMMLSESQERMLIVVKKGREDEIVRIFDKYDLDCVAVGKVTNDKMLRLLHKGEVVAEVPADALAEEAPVYNKPSSVPAYFTEFQAMENVEPAVSDYKETLLNLLQQPTIASKEWVYDQYDYQVRTSTVVTPGSDAAVVRVRGTNKGLAMTTDCNSRYIYLDPVTGGKIAVAEAARNVVCSGAKPLAITDCLNFGNPENPEIFWQLEKSADGISEACIALESPVIGGNVSLYNERSGTAVYPTPTIGLVGLVEDLAHVTTQFVKQAGDTVYVIGETKTEFGGSELQKLVEKRIFGQAPSIDLQVEVARQTALLNAIRAGVVQSAHDLAEGGLAVALAEKAFGAKGLGVEVTLTGSPTTALFSESQSRFLVTVKPDHVEKFEEIMQDAVRIGTVTDANKVIISNEDGTEWINGSVDEFRSAWKGAIPCLLNSEA
- the purQ gene encoding phosphoribosylformylglycinamidine synthase subunit PurQ; translated protein: MKFAVIVFPGSNCDLDMYHAIKDELGEEVDYVWHDQTDLSDYDGILLPGGFAYGDYLRCGAISRFSNVMSEVIKAAEAGKPVLGVCNGFQVLTEAGLLPGALLRNKNLKFMCRTVDLKIVNNETLFTSKYVKDEVIQIPIAHGEGNYYCDEETLASLKENNQIVFTYASENPNGSMEDIAGIINEKGNVLGMMPHPERAANDIMGGSDGLALFKSIVKQWRESHVSHA
- the purS gene encoding phosphoribosylformylglycinamidine synthase subunit PurS: MKKVKVYVTLRESVLDPQGSAVMGALHSMNYNEVKDVRIGKFLELQIEESDRDLDVLVKEMCEKLLTNTVIEDYRYDVEEAVTK
- the purC gene encoding phosphoribosylaminoimidazolesuccinocarboxamide synthase, whose translation is MEKGRLLYEGKAKQLFATEDENILFVSYKDSATAFNGEKKEEIDGKGNLNNKITTILFQQLKKNGIESHFVEQISENEQLVRKVEIIPLEVVVRNVAAGSLAKRLGMDEGILLKHPIVEFYYKDDALGDPLLTDAHIELLELAKPEEIEILNRKALDINQVLQPIFKEIGVTLVDFKLEFGKTAKGEILLADEISPDTCRLWDDETNNKLDKDVFRRNLGSLTEVYEIILSRLGGLSK